ATATATTTCGAGATAACGAGTGTCGACTGTATGAACATTACTATGAGTTCATAACCACCGTCCGTGTACATTGAGTCATCTCCTTCCTGAAATTTATGTTCGTTCATCCTAAAAATAGGTAAGCACGTGTATGTACTGCATTCCAACGTGAAGCGCTGCACGCGTGCCTAAACTGAGCCAGATACAGGTGCAGTTTGGGCGTGGAGTGTTATCCTTTGCGCACCGTGTGGTCTCAGTAAATAGCGGTTCTGTGTATTCGTATTAATTTCTCGTGGATTATCCATAGAATCTCTAGGTTATGATTTAGATAATGTTTCTTTTAAGAGCTATATCATAAACGCAACTAATCATCAAAAATACCGGAATTCAGTAATAAGATGTAATCCTTTCTATAAATAGCATCGAATCTATTTTGTCGTCTTCTGCACTTTTTATTCCAATTTGTGCAGATAAATGTACTAAGCATCAGATCAAATTTCTGGTATACATACTTGTGTAACTAGaggtcaaatatatatatgcatgtaacaTTTTGATCAAACGAACGTGCGTAGAATGTAAGCTTTGACAGATGtaactacaaaaatgtatttcacaGCGGACATTGAACGGCCAAAGGTTAACGTTGGTATTTGGAATAGTGACGTAATACTAAGGGAGCTAATCAAATCTACTGTTAAGTACGGAATTGTCACCCTCGATggtccaggggttactatcactgtcgttatataacATCGAGGCCATGCGGAAGAGTTGACTTTGATGATATATAACGTCGGTTTGCATTGGGAAATTCCAATTTTACTGTATTAGACATGAAACCATATCAGACAGTTAAATCTATCTACAAGAATAACAATTCAATAAACCAAGACTTTTGTTGGtaattttaacatgtttttCCATCCCGTAGAAATATATTTGTTCTGTAAAATTTATATGCCATAACTTCGTTTTCTTTGGCAATCGTAtgaaaattataatgtaatgaatTAAGCTGTACAACTGCATTCAAAGGCACATacgatgccttataaacattggttacaTTACACAATATATGTGCTGTAAATGTTGTTATTGTTACGCTATgtttaaatgaacaaatatcTGTATATGTCACTTTACAAACCATACAAAATGAAactgtagaccacaacttgttTTCATGGTCGACCAtgtgtactcatttcactagTACTGCACATAAACATCATGATTGATGGCAATACTGCTAAAAttcatatatattgtaatgatcaAACTGCTAGTTGTGGTGCtaaaatagcattttaaaatCTCTTTTTAATTTGCCAGTTTTATGAACATCATGGTACATATTAACTTTATACATTTTGGTGGTAAAaagcttttaaaatattttctttaattcgTTAGTATTATGACCATTAAGGTAAATATAACTTTATACTTAATAGATAGAGAATtggtatatatgtacaatggTAAAGACTGATGAAAACATACTTTAATGAACGTGGTATATATCAAAAACTCTGTTGTGAGATTGTAATTTGCTTCCGATATAAAAACTAttataaataagaaaaacaccaaaatattaTTCTAAAATACAATTGGACCACGTTTTACATAGtgacgagttcaataatttagGTGTGGTTGAAAAATAGTCAATAACATACAGAAGTAAACAAATTCtatggataaaaaataaataatgtataaagtTACATTGTTTTGACCGGTATCAACAATTGTATGTGTTTATGGTGCCACGCACCgaaaattttaagaaatattttgtacGTGTATTTACCTGCAAggtatttttatgtaaattattaCAACATATTTTCCTTTGCCTATTTTTTTCCTTCAATTAATCTAACACATTATACGTGTCAGTCGTAAACCCGTCAATGTCGGTACTATGACCCAAATATATTCAACACTACGTTGCATTTTACAACAATATTTCCCATCTTATGATAATTACGTAGCGAGCTATTTATAGTTTCTGGATTCGGCTAGCGCCAGTTTGATAAGCTAATCACAATATTCTCCGATTACTCAACTTCCCTACCACCACGCATAATTACATATGAATTAGTCAATGTTTCCCGTACTGGGCGAGCCTGAACCCATACACTCACACGCGTCATGACTCAGACCATGTGAATGAACTATAGTATGATGCTATGACGACAGGCTGTGTTTTCCTTTATTTGGCGGGTCAAGTTATTTTTAGAACATATTGTGTCGGGGAAATTTTTGTCCCAGTTAAAGCTCTGGGTTTTCATTGGGTATTTCTTGTTCTCACACTGACGTCAGACCAGATGCTAGAATCTGATTGGCTTGCGTCTCAGACTGAGTCGTCACGCATATCAAAACGGTCTGTTACAAAGAAACCAAGTCATTAGATAGGAGAACTAAGAGCCGAGAGCACGCTTGGACATTATAgtgttgtttacattgtttaccGTTATACAACACAATTACAGGAATTTTACAACAAATCACCATGAATACAGAAGCACAGAGGCTGATCACTGTGTCCTTAGGAAAAATACAGGCCTCGCGTTCCCAGCGAGGTGGTATAAACTTACATAAAAACTTACTCGTGGCATGTGTGCTTCACAAGGCCAGGACGGCTTACATGATGGACAATTTACAAACTATGTTGTTGAACAGAAAAGCTCAGGCGGAATCTAAACCCGTGGAATCTTCACCGCCAGCCACTCAGATAAGTACAAATAATACTTCTCCATGTAGCACAAATACTACTAGCGTGGTTGTACGAGCCAGCCGTGACGCGACCAAGAGGTCACACGAGGAAACAGAGCAGAGCGGTGAAGCGTATCGCTATCAGAACAAAGAAAATTCACCACCAAAACGCCTTAGGACTGAATCAAATGACAATAGTGACCAAAAACTGTCTCAAGATTTATCATGCTCAAAATCTAAATCTTCGGATGTAAAGAAATCGTGTAGTTTGATAACCGTTTGTGCGAGCAACAATCCCGTGACCCCGATAAGTCAATGTACGGAACAGACAAAGGTCACAGCTGCTTACGTCAACAGCCAGTCATGTGTGTGGGGTGCGTAAAACGTAGGCGTTTCAGCACGGACTCAACAACGGATGAAGAACACGAGGGCGTCAAACGACCTCGTATCGAACGGGTCATCGATACCAGCGATGACGCAACAGACTCGGATAATGTGTTCCTCCCGGACCTCCCGAGGGAGTCCCGGGGAGAGGACAggttacaacaacaacaagacaatttACACAGTGTAGTACAGAATTTACAACCAGAATCCATTCAAATAACAAATCTCGTCACAATTTTCAACACAGGATTCGGTGGTCTTTGTGAAAAGAATTTATCGGACAATGTTGAACAAGTTGACTGCAATAACAACGACAATGGGAAAGATCGATTGGACACTGTCACGTATTATAACAATGTGCACGGACACAAATTTTCAGTGTTGGACAGCTGTAGTACGCAGGTGATCGATTCAACAAAGGTCGACTCGGTTCCCATGCCAACGGCTATTGCTGTGTAGCGGACCGTGAACTGTTAACTGTGATTTTCCGCATTTAATTAGACTGTGAACTAATTGGATAACGGAACTTTTAGTAAGACCATATGGCCAGTGTGTTGACTTTGTGctttttgaagaagaaaaaacgaAGTAAACAAAGTTTAACTATTGATATAATCAATTTGTCAAATATGTTCATTAAATGAACACATGATTAGTTGCGTAATCAGGGATTTATACATAAAGTTGACATAGGTCACGAGCCGCGTGCTGGGTCTATTTCAGAATTAATTGGAAAAACAGGCTGTGACGTCATTGATCTCATGTTTGTTAGAATTTTAAGGTCACATTACAAAGGATCCGTCCAACTTGAACTCTTGTTTATGAACGGTGTCTCTTGGGCACATGTCCAAATCGCCATTCAATACAAACAGGATGTATCCACTGTAAGCATTTTAAGAATCAATTCGAACGTAAATTGATCTTTTTGGTTCGTTACTTTTGACATCATTGTTTCAATTCTATTTAAATCATGACAACAttatgaattcaaaattaatttgatgaCCAATTAATCCAATTAATGTTAAGCACCGTGAGCGTATGTGTGAGG
This genomic window from Argopecten irradians isolate NY chromosome 4, Ai_NY, whole genome shotgun sequence contains:
- the LOC138321264 gene encoding LOW QUALITY PROTEIN: immediate early response gene 5-like protein (The sequence of the model RefSeq protein was modified relative to this genomic sequence to represent the inferred CDS: deleted 2 bases in 1 codon), translating into MNTEAQRLITVSLGKIQASRSQRGGINLHKNLLVACVLHKARTAYMMDNLQTMLLNRKAQAESKPVESSPPATQISTNNTSPCSTNTTSVVVRASRDATKRSHEETEQSGEAYRYQNKENSPPKRLRTESNDNSDQKLSQDLSCSKSKSSDVKKSCSLITVCASNNPVTPISQCTEQTKVTAAYVNSQSCVGCVKRRRFSTDSTTDEEHEGVKRPRIERVIDTSDDATDSDNVFLPDLPRESRGEDRLQQQQDNLHSVVQNLQPESIQITNLVTIFNTGFGGLCEKNLSDNVEQVDCNNNDNGKDRLDTVTYYNNVHGHKFSVLDSCSTQVIDSTKVDSVPMPTAIAV